The following are encoded in a window of Solidesulfovibrio magneticus RS-1 genomic DNA:
- the bamA gene encoding outer membrane protein assembly factor BamA, protein MRGMKRIGLKGLLLAALLLAAAGQALAQSGKVLVVPFAVNAADALHSVQGSLPPILAEKLKALGVTAQAEGGKAAPDAAAARKLAGAARAEYVVFGSISKVGEGLSLDARVAKVGGGEPQAVFASAATVMGLDGAAAQLADKIKPLVAVSTAAGGGSDRIVEVDVEGNSILDKEVVILKVKSQVNQAYDPKTVNDDVKKLFDMGYFDDVQVRLDNVAGGKRLTFVVKEKPRIQAIGVTGNGDVKKDDILEAMSTKAGGVLNLKVLADDLGKIRELYSKKGYYKTEVTYELEQTDPRIARLNIVIKEPKKLYIKEVKIEGAKQISAGDLQDELATSTRHFWSWVTGSGVLKEEMLERDAAALESYYANRGFVDARVGQPEVIYGDDGITVIFRVEEGDRYKVGSVAFSGDLLFDQPKLMDRVKLDELSGKGEYFNRSVVRDDLNALAELYADDGYAFAEADVDMQKHADTKTIDITYMIAKGRKVYVRRVTIEGNDKTRDNVIRREVKLADGDMFSGSKLRRSNERLDKLEYFEKIDIETVPTDNPGEVDIKVKVKDKNTGSISLGAGYSTSDSVFFGGSVEEKNLFGKGYHAKFQGMFSGKSSRGILSFTNPYVYDTNLSVGADIYQVYRAYDDFKKSTSGAKLRFAYPLGEYTILSWDYRLDHYHIYNTNPWASSVITESAGWHWSSSVFASIDRDTVDSATKPTKGTKNTLSLEYAGGAVGGDDAFVKPMFTSNFFYPLPMDLVFHWRGQAGVLLPNSGGDIPVYERFYLGGINNVRGYELDKISPKDPWTGERIGGKAEFFTNFETIFPISKSNGLFGVAFFDAGNSWREYDQVCWDFYRAVGAGVRWYSPLGLIRVEYGYGLDADKHNLQPSQIGFSMGQTF, encoded by the coding sequence ATGCGCGGAATGAAACGAATCGGTCTTAAAGGGCTTTTGCTCGCCGCACTCTTGTTGGCGGCGGCGGGGCAGGCCCTGGCCCAGTCCGGCAAAGTGCTGGTCGTGCCTTTCGCGGTCAACGCTGCCGACGCCCTGCATTCCGTACAGGGAAGCCTGCCTCCGATTCTGGCTGAAAAGCTCAAGGCCCTGGGCGTCACCGCCCAGGCCGAGGGCGGCAAGGCCGCCCCTGACGCCGCCGCAGCCCGCAAGCTGGCCGGCGCGGCCCGGGCCGAATACGTCGTTTTCGGCAGCATTTCCAAGGTCGGCGAGGGACTGAGCCTCGACGCGCGGGTGGCCAAGGTCGGGGGTGGGGAGCCCCAGGCCGTGTTCGCCTCGGCGGCGACGGTGATGGGCCTGGACGGCGCGGCCGCCCAGCTGGCCGACAAAATCAAGCCCCTGGTGGCCGTGTCCACGGCTGCGGGCGGCGGCTCGGACCGCATTGTCGAAGTGGACGTTGAAGGCAACTCCATCCTCGACAAGGAAGTGGTCATTCTCAAGGTCAAAAGCCAGGTCAACCAGGCCTATGATCCCAAGACCGTCAACGACGACGTCAAAAAGCTCTTCGACATGGGCTATTTCGACGACGTCCAGGTGCGTCTGGACAACGTGGCTGGCGGCAAGCGCCTGACCTTCGTGGTCAAGGAAAAGCCGCGCATCCAGGCCATCGGCGTCACCGGCAACGGGGACGTGAAAAAGGACGACATCCTGGAAGCCATGAGCACCAAGGCCGGCGGCGTGCTCAACCTCAAGGTCCTGGCCGACGACCTCGGCAAGATCCGCGAGCTCTACAGCAAGAAAGGCTACTACAAGACCGAAGTCACCTACGAGCTGGAACAGACCGATCCCCGCATCGCCCGGCTCAACATCGTGATCAAGGAGCCCAAAAAGCTCTATATCAAAGAAGTCAAGATCGAAGGGGCCAAGCAGATCAGCGCCGGCGATCTCCAGGACGAGCTGGCCACTTCCACCCGCCACTTCTGGTCCTGGGTGACCGGTTCGGGCGTGCTCAAGGAAGAAATGCTGGAGCGCGACGCCGCCGCCCTGGAATCCTATTACGCCAACCGCGGCTTCGTCGACGCCCGGGTCGGCCAGCCCGAGGTCATCTACGGCGACGACGGCATCACCGTCATCTTCCGGGTTGAGGAAGGCGACCGCTACAAGGTCGGTTCCGTGGCCTTCTCCGGCGACCTGCTCTTCGACCAGCCCAAGCTCATGGACCGGGTCAAGCTCGACGAGCTCTCCGGCAAGGGCGAATACTTCAACCGGTCGGTGGTGCGCGACGATTTGAACGCCCTGGCCGAACTCTACGCCGACGACGGCTACGCCTTTGCCGAAGCCGACGTCGACATGCAAAAACACGCCGACACCAAGACCATCGACATCACCTACATGATCGCCAAGGGCCGCAAGGTCTACGTGCGCCGGGTGACCATCGAGGGCAACGACAAGACCCGCGACAACGTCATCCGCCGCGAGGTCAAGCTGGCCGACGGCGACATGTTCTCGGGCTCCAAGCTGCGCCGCTCCAACGAGCGCCTGGACAAGCTCGAGTACTTCGAGAAGATCGACATCGAGACCGTGCCCACCGACAACCCGGGCGAAGTGGACATCAAAGTCAAGGTGAAGGACAAGAACACCGGCTCCATCAGCCTCGGCGCCGGCTACTCCACCTCCGACAGCGTGTTCTTCGGCGGCTCCGTTGAGGAGAAAAACCTCTTCGGCAAGGGCTACCACGCCAAGTTCCAGGGCATGTTCAGCGGCAAGTCCAGCCGCGGCATCCTGTCGTTCACCAACCCCTACGTCTACGACACCAACCTGTCCGTGGGCGCCGACATCTACCAAGTCTACCGCGCCTACGACGACTTCAAGAAATCGACCTCCGGCGCCAAGCTCCGCTTCGCCTACCCCTTGGGCGAATACACGATCCTGTCGTGGGACTACCGCCTGGACCACTACCACATCTACAATACCAACCCTTGGGCTTCGAGCGTCATCACCGAGTCCGCCGGCTGGCATTGGTCGAGTTCGGTCTTCGCCTCCATCGACCGTGACACCGTGGACAGCGCCACCAAGCCCACCAAGGGCACCAAGAATACCCTGTCGCTGGAATACGCCGGCGGCGCGGTAGGCGGCGACGACGCCTTCGTCAAGCCCATGTTCACCTCCAACTTCTTCTACCCGCTGCCCATGGATCTCGTCTTCCACTGGCGGGGCCAGGCCGGCGTGCTGCTGCCCAACTCCGGCGGCGACATCCCCGTCTACGAACGCTTTTACCTCGGCGGCATCAACAACGTCCGCGGCTACGAGTTGGACAAGATCTCGCCCAAGGACCCCTGGACCGGCGAGCGCATCGGCGGCAAGGCGGAGTTTTTCACCAACTTCGAAACCATCTTCCCCATCAGCAAGTCCAACGGCCTGTTCGGCGTGGCCTTCTTCGACGCCGGCAACTCCTGGCGCGAATACGACCAGGTCTGCTGGGACTTCTACCGGGCCGTGGGCGCCGGCGTGCGCTGGTACTCGCCCCTGGGCCTGATCCGGGTGGAATACGGCTACGGTCTCGACGCCGACAAACACAATCTGCAGCCGTCCCAGATCGGCTTCTCCATGGGACAGACCTTCTAG
- a CDS encoding OmpH family outer membrane protein, with product MGVMVRVFFIMAVLAMPVAAFAQGKIGIINLDDALSNSSAGKSALGSLKSKFEAREKSLAAQGDELKKMQDELQKKSVALSQDAMKAKAADFEAKARKYMEDRNKLQQEEQQSQQTVLQPLLTRLQKVVSDYAAKNGFSVILESRSVPYFDPKLDVTAAIQAEFDKSK from the coding sequence ATGGGCGTTATGGTTCGGGTTTTCTTTATCATGGCCGTGTTGGCGATGCCGGTTGCGGCGTTTGCCCAGGGAAAGATCGGCATCATCAACCTCGATGACGCCCTGTCCAACTCCAGCGCCGGCAAGTCTGCCCTGGGCAGCCTCAAGTCGAAGTTCGAAGCTCGCGAAAAGTCTTTGGCCGCCCAGGGCGACGAGCTCAAGAAAATGCAGGACGAGCTGCAGAAGAAAAGCGTGGCCCTGTCCCAGGACGCCATGAAGGCCAAGGCCGCCGACTTTGAAGCCAAGGCCCGCAAGTACATGGAAGACCGCAACAAGCTGCAGCAGGAAGAACAGCAGTCCCAGCAGACCGTGCTGCAGCCCCTGCTGACCCGCCTGCAGAAGGTCGTCAGCGATTACGCCGCGAAAAACGGCTTCTCCGTCATCTTGGAGTCCCGCTCCGTGCCCTACTTCGATCCCAAGCTCGACGTCACCGCCGCCATCCAGGCTGAATTCGACAAGAGCAAATAA
- the fabZ gene encoding 3-hydroxyacyl-ACP dehydratase FabZ: protein MAETNNTVIGITEIQKLLPHRYPFLLVDRVVEHVPGQSITAIKNVTINEPFFQGHFPGLPVMPGMLILEALAQAGGVLVSKSLEGPLGDRIFMFTGVEKAKFRKPVVPGDQLVLRCFDLKRRMTLCKMRAEASVAGVVVAEADLSAAVVDGANLG from the coding sequence ATGGCCGAGACGAACAATACGGTGATCGGCATCACCGAAATCCAAAAGCTTTTGCCCCATCGCTATCCCTTCCTGCTGGTGGATCGGGTGGTGGAGCATGTCCCGGGACAGTCCATCACGGCGATCAAAAACGTCACCATCAACGAACCGTTCTTCCAGGGCCATTTCCCGGGATTACCGGTGATGCCCGGGATGCTCATCCTGGAAGCCCTGGCGCAAGCCGGCGGGGTATTGGTGTCCAAATCCCTGGAAGGCCCCTTGGGCGACCGCATCTTCATGTTCACAGGCGTGGAGAAAGCCAAGTTCCGCAAGCCGGTCGTGCCGGGGGATCAACTTGTGTTGCGCTGTTTTGACCTCAAGCGCCGCATGACCTTGTGCAAGATGCGGGCGGAAGCTTCGGTTGCCGGCGTCGTGGTGGCCGAAGCCGATCTGAGCGCCGCCGTGGTCGATGGGGCGAACCTGGGCTAG
- a CDS encoding DUF134 domain-containing protein, whose product MPRHRQHRRVAAAPAATFFKPQGASLRETQEVVLPVEGLEALRLADLEGLCAEAAAEAMGVSRHTFGRVLAEARRVTATALVGGLALRIEGGSYRLAGEGPRNPENEQTGPAGCGVAGPAEEDTDMQGQGQGQGQGQGRGGRCGRGGQGRGGLGGCGGQGQGGRGGPGRGLSQGRGTGRRRGQAAVGEELLGQKSLERLCPACGAASAGAFCPGCGAAMGA is encoded by the coding sequence ATGCCCAGACATCGCCAGCATCGCCGGGTGGCGGCCGCGCCGGCGGCCACGTTTTTCAAGCCCCAGGGGGCATCGCTTCGGGAGACCCAAGAGGTGGTGTTGCCGGTGGAAGGGCTGGAGGCCCTGCGCCTGGCCGATCTGGAAGGCCTGTGCGCCGAGGCGGCGGCCGAGGCCATGGGTGTTTCGCGCCATACGTTTGGGCGGGTGTTGGCCGAGGCGCGTCGCGTCACGGCCACGGCCCTGGTCGGCGGGCTGGCCCTTCGCATCGAGGGCGGCAGTTACCGGTTGGCTGGCGAAGGCCCGCGCAACCCTGAAAACGAACAGACGGGACCGGCCGGTTGCGGCGTTGCCGGCCCCGCCGAGGAGGACACGGACATGCAAGGACAAGGACAAGGACAAGGACAAGGACAAGGACGAGGTGGTCGCTGCGGCCGCGGCGGACAGGGGCGCGGCGGTCTGGGCGGCTGTGGCGGCCAGGGACAAGGCGGCCGGGGCGGGCCGGGCCGTGGCCTGAGCCAAGGACGTGGAACCGGTCGCAGACGTGGACAGGCGGCGGTGGGCGAGGAGTTGCTTGGGCAAAAGTCCCTGGAACGACTGTGCCCGGCCTGCGGTGCGGCTTCCGCCGGAGCGTTTTGCCCGGGCTGCGGCGCAGCCATGGGCGCGTAA
- a CDS encoding DsrE family protein, whose translation MQKVFFLVSCGPDEQSKATRAFQFAKLAAERGALAGMLLVDDAVYLAKPEIAERVRAVTGDSLADHAGWLREKAKGLPFYVCTPCCHARGVTTEDLDPMWALGTGGQTMDLLVQDGVSCLSF comes from the coding sequence ATGCAGAAGGTGTTTTTCCTGGTGTCTTGCGGACCAGACGAGCAATCCAAGGCCACTCGCGCGTTCCAGTTCGCCAAACTGGCGGCCGAGCGCGGGGCGCTGGCCGGGATGTTGCTCGTGGACGACGCGGTCTATCTGGCCAAGCCCGAGATTGCCGAGCGGGTGCGGGCCGTCACCGGCGACAGCTTGGCCGACCATGCCGGCTGGTTGCGCGAGAAGGCCAAGGGCCTGCCGTTTTACGTCTGTACGCCGTGTTGCCACGCCCGGGGCGTTACGACCGAGGATCTCGACCCCATGTGGGCGTTGGGTACCGGCGGCCAGACCATGGACTTGCTGGTCCAGGACGGGGTGAGCTGTTTGTCCTTCTAG
- a CDS encoding sigma-54 interaction domain-containing protein produces MALPRDILCESIMESLADGVFTVDADFTITSFNRAAGAIAGIAPEQALGRKCWEVFHSSLCDGACALGHCIDNDDTLQNQSIFIVRPDGVKVPVSISAAPLRDATGRIVGGVESFRDISDLSRLRKELEGVRTVEDILTKNKALAHTLDLLPPIAESGAAVLILGESGTGKELFARAIHNLSPAAKGPFVAVNCGAIPGQLLESELFGHVRGAFTDAKSDRKGRFAMAQGGTLFLDEIGELPLPLQVKLLRVLQEHAYEPLGSDTSTTTNARIVAATNRDLETMIAEGTFRRDLFYRLSVARMALPPLRSRPEDIPLLAHAFIERQNLIGQKAVTGLSDAATRRLLRHDYPGNVRELQNIIEYACILCSAGRITPEHLPDYLLPKPNTSATPAANAPTTMRAAKYHAAKAALARHNGKTMAACRELDITKDTLRRILQAGPGD; encoded by the coding sequence ATGGCGCTCCCTCGCGACATTTTGTGCGAATCCATCATGGAATCCCTGGCCGATGGCGTCTTCACCGTGGACGCCGACTTCACCATCACGTCGTTTAACCGCGCCGCCGGAGCCATCGCCGGCATCGCCCCCGAGCAGGCCCTGGGACGCAAATGCTGGGAGGTCTTCCACTCCAGCTTGTGCGACGGGGCCTGCGCCCTGGGCCACTGCATCGACAACGACGACACGCTGCAAAACCAGTCCATCTTCATCGTGCGCCCCGACGGCGTCAAAGTGCCGGTCAGCATCAGCGCCGCGCCTCTGCGCGACGCTACGGGCCGCATCGTCGGCGGCGTCGAAAGCTTCCGCGACATTTCGGATTTAAGCCGGTTGCGCAAGGAACTCGAAGGCGTGCGCACCGTCGAGGACATCCTCACCAAAAACAAGGCCCTGGCCCACACTCTCGACCTGCTGCCGCCCATCGCCGAATCCGGCGCGGCCGTCCTTATTCTCGGCGAATCCGGCACCGGCAAGGAACTCTTCGCCCGGGCCATTCACAATCTGAGCCCTGCCGCCAAAGGCCCTTTCGTCGCCGTCAACTGCGGGGCCATCCCCGGCCAATTGCTGGAATCGGAGCTGTTTGGCCACGTGCGCGGCGCGTTCACCGACGCCAAGTCCGACCGCAAAGGCCGCTTCGCCATGGCCCAGGGCGGCACGCTGTTCCTCGACGAAATCGGCGAGCTGCCGCTGCCCCTGCAAGTCAAACTCCTGCGCGTGCTCCAGGAACACGCCTACGAACCGCTGGGGTCCGACACGTCCACCACCACCAACGCCCGCATCGTCGCCGCCACCAACCGCGACCTCGAAACCATGATCGCCGAAGGAACCTTCCGACGCGACCTCTTCTACCGCCTAAGCGTCGCCCGCATGGCCCTGCCGCCCCTGCGCAGCCGGCCCGAGGACATCCCGCTGCTGGCCCATGCCTTTATCGAACGCCAAAACCTCATCGGCCAAAAAGCCGTCACCGGCCTGTCCGACGCCGCCACAAGGCGGTTGCTGCGCCACGACTACCCCGGCAACGTCCGCGAACTCCAAAACATCATCGAATACGCCTGCATCCTGTGCTCCGCCGGACGCATCACCCCCGAACACCTGCCTGACTACCTGCTCCCCAAACCCAACACCTCGGCCACGCCCGCCGCCAACGCCCCCACCACCATGCGGGCCGCCAAATACCACGCCGCCAAAGCCGCGCTGGCCCGGCACAACGGTAAAACCATGGCCGCCTGCCGCGAACTCGACATCACCAAGGACACCCTGCGCCGCATCCTGCAAGCCGGCCCCGGCGACTAA
- a CDS encoding 4Fe-4S dicluster domain-containing protein, with amino-acid sequence MNRRAFLKSLGTAVAAAPVAAPLLARDAAAASGEQLATLFDLSKCVGCGACVAGCREAHAADYPNPRKPFPKMYPPRVKVEDFSDKRDVEDRLTPYNWLFIQTATVTRNGKAISLNIPRRCMHCVHPPCAELCPWGSAVRHDDGAVVIDSNICLGGSKCRDVCPWHIPQRQTGVGLYLDLMPAFAGNGVMYKCDRCHGRVAAGGKPACIEACPNDVQTIGPRREIIAAAHDLARQTGGFIYGETENGGTNTLYVSPIPFEELHAALQPGPGNPGLQAAADVMGKEKNLATAVLLAPFAGIAAGILRVANRARKAAKEDDHV; translated from the coding sequence ATGAACAGACGCGCCTTCCTCAAATCCCTGGGCACGGCCGTGGCCGCCGCTCCCGTGGCCGCGCCGCTTTTGGCCCGCGACGCCGCCGCCGCCTCGGGCGAACAACTGGCCACGCTTTTCGATCTGTCCAAGTGCGTGGGCTGCGGGGCTTGCGTGGCCGGGTGCCGCGAGGCCCACGCCGCCGATTACCCCAATCCGCGAAAGCCGTTCCCCAAGATGTATCCGCCGCGCGTCAAGGTCGAGGATTTCTCGGACAAGCGCGACGTCGAGGACCGCCTGACGCCGTACAACTGGCTGTTCATCCAGACGGCCACGGTGACGCGAAACGGCAAGGCCATAAGCCTCAATATTCCCCGGCGCTGCATGCACTGCGTGCATCCGCCCTGCGCCGAGCTGTGCCCCTGGGGCTCGGCCGTGCGCCACGACGACGGCGCGGTGGTCATCGATTCCAACATCTGCCTGGGCGGCTCCAAATGCCGCGACGTCTGCCCCTGGCATATCCCCCAGCGCCAGACCGGCGTTGGGCTGTACCTCGACCTCATGCCGGCCTTTGCCGGCAACGGCGTCATGTACAAGTGCGACCGCTGCCACGGCCGCGTGGCCGCCGGCGGCAAGCCCGCCTGCATCGAAGCCTGCCCCAACGACGTTCAGACCATCGGCCCCCGTCGTGAAATCATCGCCGCCGCCCACGACCTGGCCCGCCAGACCGGCGGTTTCATTTACGGGGAAACCGAAAACGGCGGCACAAACACTCTCTACGTCTCGCCCATTCCCTTCGAAGAACTCCACGCCGCCCTGCAACCCGGCCCGGGCAACCCCGGCTTGCAGGCCGCCGCCGACGTCATGGGCAAGGAGAAAAACCTGGCCACGGCCGTGCTGCTGGCCCCCTTTGCCGGCATCGCCGCCGGCATCCTGCGGGTGGCCAACAGGGCCAGGAAGGCCGCCAAGGAGGACGATCATGTCTAA